The proteins below come from a single Parazoarcus communis genomic window:
- a CDS encoding UvrD-helicase domain-containing protein, producing MSIPRDKRTEKQGHRQTEKRSEIDQALMRLPNHGEICRCSPDKGFGFVRFRDKDRFFHFSGHLFDRKLKLAESDVGRAVIYLLGSSPRNGQLEIIQWCFVDDLQWPDSTPPHTQTEFDAIRSGWLKERNLSELLGIAAAHWYLNQWDKSAKAPKTEAYLVDELLFVELCGLLNEASDEALSQCGLQRNLEASPYAFAEEWTTGGSMPPNFALRGFGLRVLKHLGLPRPEWLPLVSESALVSKLVAWGLSCSNGQEDKARWRIRHSGSNGAVAVLLINSGWAPDADDCAWLKQVINSGGMAALPILERIRSDPTQMDLWLEALPDRAIGELIADGSWSPAVIADLSVRATNPEVASRALCDRTLALDLETDGDEIWSLGFYFKGQRKLFDLKATKGSTLDSALEALDEALDECLLVVGHNVLRWDWPILRDRLPTRRDPLLWDSMLIQFVQAPWSQSFALGSSHRPDEDAQAAFTLFESQLRRCDREVALRVLRQTVTDGGELVQAVAAATPKTLAGRTGPDWLPEARIRVGPQQCLVVSGGELRKLDWCSRVSVVMAEDESPADALLEIDVDALLEALDDAYKNQPETIALIATLRWMREAEIAVRPGMLPLWLTKQDGLAQPLLQSLRPGRVRANWLSVIEQPASARWLVEVDAGRIVWLDEPASEQVCSVERIAQSKLPISFQQAVMKSPTGDTSNMKRIDNRVGRLFSLNTASDVERRWAWFDAASWYLARFKRDWQVFSTVSLASKELAVLRPARLEQGVAAKMLKREGALLYPGAEDQQTYWLQVLSACTEVAGRRSQEGTVELLLVTSSLAPELIDTLEVAMAEVGLTEVSARTGHDGLRVHSRSERLRRAVKQGWMLVDHLENWPAWVEAASSAKVRLTAVVEALPLHEWFAMAHTGANVEGDQTEPGEGEAQLSSPALLFDEGDDIGDEGGDDSGDEDGDHAGVAGAELLSASVQALKAHDEPAPALKEATTAHAAGISTSQVAAKAVELVNRYLTDWVKAYRFDQAADLLIIDPRLSRHEYALKTVFAHMEQVFEPVSDEVRHSLQSALSCFCIEREPAPDDYASMESFLVKHWNVERGKPVKPGEKGFIPGFRANTQRPVMEAVCNRKSDVLVTLPTGEGKSVLFQVPALCMGLRTRRLTLVISPLRALMSDQVEGLRAKGFGDSADYLTADRPRHEVDDVFQGVLDHRIVLLYVAPERLRSARFMDALNHRAEADGGFEYLVVDEAHCVSQWGYEFRPDYFHALTTLCERYRQPGEGADRTPFLLLSATVTAPNRTDLERILSEGCDEEPYLPFVAKPGEFFHPLRAHIGVEPLSVQGRVTAQKTKDWDISPRLAIILATLAEARANRKKTGQHSSVIVFVSRRDHAEELALLIRRDGVEAVDFFHAGLDADARNDVYEKFKRERIDVLVATKAFGMGMDIPHIHWAIHLSPPTYLEDYLQEVGRIGRNEEMRVSAKLQKLRAVLLHSPEDFDALHGQRARGQIDLPEVLDFYKQVVARHKQMEGVAIAVVPDAGFNTHDTAAKLRAACTRVRLALHWLEHAGKTEILNTVPGLLPVTLHLDALRRTANSKRGQISELAAALVRLADRGDAQSPKPERVATARVTTDTSYMRPQAENVGVIRSILRGLGSMIGMLFGTSTPTPSPAAPAPAPTPQSKVNRSTPAVSSSPPMVRGDIQSVINLGELWRETSIAKVDDALSIVAELEKSGALTVTRKIGFATRSLGQQPVQVATQLFSVLASAVEYVFGKLDEKGYWVLDHDGLDLGGEQITGLDPDLHVQVNYGLRSGLTYLLRGSGAKVRQQLSKTGGRLETRVYLPPSKIENARRIVKSILLLTGKLHAVLNQHVQQNEREIEVTRLVEVVRNAVKGSKYSEARLRQGLGLLSAMRMFGISDQMVPMAYVVVLTEPEVPLREEDRPEVWAELKRANRFSELRCFAMDVFANLMPEMRDDFLREYFEAKTTQELESFLELQLGNVVIDDEAEVAESFLARKRAALRAEAVGKFFSRYKGDPPEVDENKPQEPNQWLAISHPYGRHLLVNAGPGSGKTSVLLGRVIHLIREQGLKPEQIQVLAFNRAVVHEIRARVKEMFTSLGYGSYIRRLNIHTFHGFALKHLEIEDRSQWETLLPMLAERLAADSAFRLKLAGSLRALLVDEFQDVNGDIYEIIRQLWEGSQKLAGVMVIGDDDQDILRWNRDPRKEFAQEYFESFATNFAPEPENQLVLHVNFRSDRKIVDRSQSFLNNFFSKGSRDSCRLKLQSLRSREGADEGVFTRKRVDSFEEAVGEVVQQLTELHGQSTQTTLAVLGRTNAEVALAYQRLKPAWPGITVQTSDRQRCADLRHVGLWLDQLRARFDQQGDLSLGENLIKDLLADYQTLLIPEVSSPRKEDVTPESLVQICRRETVSPRLSDLIELVSRLDTSEVARAGFSGQEGGDAVISTIHKVKGLEFDRVWMLPSHSEFKGDPADALEETRLAYVGMTRAKQSLTLFFGDREDAYWSCQAYRGGCIESRMLAGTPEEVFISWACIEDTRWNRDPDECQSYIERTVRVGDAISLEGAGYGRGKSLMHCGPNGRKRQVGFLSNRAPAGGFKSQVSVSAVLRYPHDTSYGNGNRVAKTVQDRGWGYLVLVSGVL from the coding sequence TTGAGCATTCCGCGTGATAAACGCACAGAGAAGCAAGGACATCGACAGACAGAAAAGCGAAGCGAGATAGATCAAGCGTTAATGCGCCTGCCGAATCATGGCGAGATTTGTCGTTGCAGCCCCGATAAAGGCTTTGGATTTGTCAGATTTCGTGACAAGGATCGGTTCTTCCATTTTTCAGGGCATCTCTTCGACCGGAAACTGAAACTTGCTGAGTCCGATGTTGGGCGTGCAGTGATCTATTTACTCGGAAGCTCGCCTAGAAACGGGCAGCTCGAGATCATTCAGTGGTGTTTTGTTGATGATCTGCAATGGCCGGACTCGACTCCACCCCACACGCAAACTGAATTTGACGCGATTCGATCTGGCTGGCTCAAGGAAAGAAATCTCTCCGAGCTGTTAGGAATTGCAGCAGCGCATTGGTATCTGAACCAATGGGATAAAAGTGCGAAGGCTCCAAAGACCGAAGCCTATTTGGTTGATGAACTGCTCTTCGTCGAACTCTGTGGTCTTCTGAACGAAGCGTCCGATGAAGCGCTAAGCCAATGTGGTTTGCAGCGAAATCTTGAGGCGTCTCCCTATGCGTTTGCTGAGGAGTGGACCACAGGCGGTTCTATGCCGCCCAATTTTGCCCTGCGTGGTTTCGGCCTGCGGGTGCTCAAGCATCTCGGATTACCGCGACCGGAGTGGTTGCCGTTGGTCAGCGAGTCAGCGCTGGTCTCCAAGTTGGTTGCTTGGGGGCTCTCATGCTCCAATGGTCAGGAAGATAAGGCGCGATGGCGAATTCGTCACAGTGGGTCCAATGGCGCCGTTGCGGTGCTGCTGATCAACAGTGGATGGGCTCCTGACGCTGATGATTGCGCCTGGCTTAAACAGGTCATCAATAGCGGGGGAATGGCTGCGCTACCGATTCTGGAACGGATCAGATCGGACCCCACGCAGATGGATCTTTGGCTGGAGGCGCTGCCTGATCGCGCCATTGGTGAATTGATTGCCGACGGCTCGTGGTCACCGGCCGTGATCGCAGACCTGTCCGTGCGTGCGACAAACCCCGAGGTCGCATCTCGGGCGCTCTGCGATCGAACGCTGGCTCTGGATCTTGAAACAGACGGCGATGAGATCTGGTCGCTTGGTTTTTACTTCAAAGGTCAGCGCAAGCTTTTCGATCTGAAAGCGACTAAAGGTTCGACGCTTGATAGCGCGCTCGAGGCACTGGACGAGGCACTGGATGAGTGCTTGCTGGTGGTTGGGCACAATGTGCTGCGTTGGGATTGGCCAATTCTGCGCGACCGCCTGCCTACGCGACGGGATCCCTTGCTGTGGGACAGCATGTTGATTCAGTTTGTACAGGCACCATGGTCCCAAAGCTTTGCGCTCGGAAGCTCGCATCGACCGGATGAAGATGCCCAAGCGGCCTTTACCCTGTTTGAAAGTCAGTTGAGACGTTGTGACCGCGAGGTCGCGCTGCGCGTGTTGCGACAGACGGTGACCGATGGCGGTGAGTTGGTTCAAGCCGTGGCAGCCGCCACGCCTAAGACGTTGGCTGGTCGTACAGGCCCGGACTGGCTCCCCGAGGCGCGTATCCGGGTCGGCCCGCAGCAGTGTCTTGTGGTTTCTGGCGGCGAGCTGCGCAAACTCGATTGGTGTAGTCGTGTGAGCGTCGTGATGGCGGAGGACGAAAGCCCGGCGGATGCACTACTGGAGATCGATGTCGATGCGCTGCTTGAGGCGCTGGATGATGCTTACAAGAATCAGCCGGAAACCATTGCGCTGATTGCTACGCTGAGGTGGATGCGTGAGGCGGAGATTGCTGTCCGCCCGGGAATGTTGCCCCTGTGGCTGACAAAGCAGGACGGCTTGGCGCAACCGCTGCTTCAGTCTCTGCGACCGGGCAGGGTGCGAGCGAACTGGTTATCTGTGATCGAACAGCCCGCCTCGGCGCGATGGCTGGTCGAGGTCGATGCCGGCCGAATCGTATGGCTCGATGAACCGGCATCCGAGCAAGTCTGCTCCGTGGAGCGGATAGCGCAATCCAAGCTGCCGATCAGTTTTCAACAGGCGGTCATGAAAAGCCCGACTGGCGATACCTCCAATATGAAGCGGATTGACAATCGAGTCGGACGGCTTTTTTCGCTAAATACCGCGAGCGATGTTGAGCGGCGCTGGGCCTGGTTTGACGCCGCGTCATGGTATCTGGCTCGGTTCAAGCGTGACTGGCAGGTGTTCTCGACAGTGTCTCTGGCCAGCAAGGAATTGGCCGTGTTGAGGCCCGCCCGGCTCGAGCAAGGCGTGGCCGCGAAGATGTTGAAACGTGAAGGCGCATTGCTGTATCCGGGTGCTGAGGATCAACAAACTTACTGGTTGCAGGTTCTATCCGCGTGTACGGAGGTGGCTGGAAGACGGAGTCAGGAGGGCACGGTTGAGCTGTTGTTGGTGACGAGTTCACTGGCACCCGAGTTGATCGATACGCTAGAGGTGGCGATGGCCGAAGTGGGCCTGACCGAAGTGTCGGCGCGCACGGGGCATGACGGCTTACGAGTTCATAGTCGTTCCGAACGTCTGCGCCGCGCAGTGAAGCAGGGATGGATGTTGGTCGATCACCTGGAGAACTGGCCTGCATGGGTGGAGGCGGCAAGCTCGGCGAAGGTGCGTTTGACGGCGGTGGTTGAGGCGTTGCCCTTGCATGAATGGTTTGCGATGGCGCATACCGGTGCCAACGTGGAAGGCGACCAGACTGAACCAGGGGAAGGGGAAGCACAGTTGTCATCTCCTGCACTGCTGTTCGATGAGGGGGACGACATCGGTGATGAGGGAGGCGACGACAGTGGTGACGAGGACGGTGACCACGCGGGAGTAGCGGGAGCGGAGCTTCTATCCGCCTCGGTTCAGGCGTTGAAGGCTCATGATGAGCCTGCCCCGGCGCTGAAGGAAGCAACCACCGCCCACGCGGCAGGTATCTCCACCTCTCAAGTCGCTGCGAAAGCCGTTGAGCTTGTAAACCGCTATTTGACCGACTGGGTCAAGGCATATCGTTTTGATCAAGCTGCCGATTTGCTCATCATCGATCCCAGGCTTTCGCGACACGAATACGCCTTGAAGACTGTCTTTGCGCACATGGAGCAGGTTTTCGAGCCAGTGAGCGATGAGGTCAGACACAGCTTGCAAAGCGCGTTGTCGTGTTTTTGTATCGAGCGCGAACCAGCACCGGATGATTACGCCTCGATGGAAAGTTTCCTGGTTAAACACTGGAATGTTGAGCGCGGGAAACCTGTCAAGCCGGGCGAAAAAGGCTTCATTCCGGGCTTCCGTGCGAATACCCAACGCCCCGTCATGGAGGCGGTGTGTAACCGCAAGTCCGATGTGCTGGTTACGTTGCCGACCGGTGAAGGCAAGTCGGTGCTGTTTCAGGTGCCGGCGCTTTGCATGGGGCTGCGAACCCGTCGCCTGACGCTTGTGATCTCGCCACTGCGCGCACTCATGAGCGACCAGGTCGAGGGCTTGCGCGCAAAGGGTTTTGGCGACTCGGCGGATTACCTGACCGCCGATCGACCGCGCCACGAAGTCGATGATGTGTTTCAGGGCGTGCTCGATCACCGCATCGTGCTTTTGTACGTTGCACCCGAGCGACTGCGCAGCGCGAGGTTCATGGATGCCTTGAACCATCGTGCGGAAGCCGACGGCGGATTCGAGTATCTGGTGGTGGATGAGGCGCACTGCGTCAGCCAGTGGGGCTATGAATTTCGCCCGGACTACTTCCATGCGCTGACGACCTTGTGCGAACGCTATCGCCAACCAGGCGAAGGCGCTGACCGGACCCCCTTTCTGCTGCTTTCCGCAACCGTGACGGCTCCCAACCGGACAGACCTTGAACGCATCCTGTCGGAAGGGTGTGACGAGGAACCCTACCTGCCTTTTGTGGCGAAACCCGGCGAGTTTTTTCATCCATTGAGGGCGCATATCGGGGTTGAACCGCTGTCCGTCCAGGGGCGTGTCACTGCGCAGAAGACAAAGGACTGGGACATTTCGCCGCGCCTGGCGATCATTCTTGCCACTCTGGCCGAGGCCCGTGCAAACCGGAAGAAGACCGGCCAGCACAGCAGCGTGATCGTCTTTGTCTCGCGCCGTGACCATGCGGAGGAGTTGGCGTTACTGATCCGACGCGACGGCGTCGAGGCCGTAGATTTCTTTCATGCCGGGCTTGATGCCGATGCCCGAAACGATGTCTATGAGAAGTTCAAACGCGAGAGGATCGATGTACTCGTAGCCACTAAGGCCTTTGGCATGGGGATGGATATTCCGCATATCCACTGGGCCATTCACCTGTCGCCACCCACCTATCTCGAGGACTACCTGCAGGAGGTAGGGCGAATCGGGCGCAACGAGGAGATGCGGGTTAGCGCCAAACTCCAGAAGCTGCGTGCCGTGCTGCTCCACTCCCCCGAAGACTTCGATGCCCTGCATGGACAGCGCGCACGCGGCCAGATCGATCTCCCAGAAGTGCTGGATTTTTACAAGCAAGTTGTTGCCCGCCATAAGCAGATGGAGGGCGTAGCCATTGCGGTGGTGCCGGATGCGGGTTTCAATACGCACGATACCGCTGCAAAGCTGAGGGCTGCCTGCACGCGGGTTCGATTGGCGCTGCACTGGCTCGAGCACGCAGGCAAGACCGAGATACTCAACACGGTGCCTGGCCTCCTGCCAGTCACGCTCCATCTGGACGCCTTACGCAGGACTGCTAATAGCAAGCGGGGGCAAATCTCGGAACTTGCCGCGGCCCTGGTCCGCCTCGCTGACCGGGGTGACGCCCAGAGTCCCAAACCTGAAAGGGTTGCGACCGCCCGCGTCACCACCGATACGAGCTACATGCGCCCTCAGGCCGAGAATGTCGGTGTGATTCGCAGTATTCTGAGAGGCTTGGGATCGATGATCGGCATGCTTTTCGGAACAAGCACGCCTACACCTTCTCCTGCCGCACCCGCACCCGCGCCGACGCCGCAGTCAAAGGTGAATCGATCAACGCCGGCCGTTTCTTCATCGCCACCCATGGTTCGCGGCGACATCCAGTCGGTGATCAATTTGGGCGAGTTGTGGCGGGAGACCTCGATTGCGAAGGTCGATGATGCCTTGTCCATTGTGGCTGAGCTCGAAAAGTCGGGGGCGCTCACCGTCACACGGAAGATCGGCTTTGCCACACGGAGCCTGGGCCAACAACCTGTTCAGGTGGCGACCCAACTGTTCAGTGTGCTGGCCTCAGCGGTCGAGTACGTTTTCGGCAAGCTCGACGAGAAAGGTTATTGGGTGCTCGATCATGATGGGCTCGATCTCGGCGGTGAGCAGATCACAGGGCTCGATCCCGATTTACATGTTCAGGTTAACTACGGTTTGCGCAGTGGCTTGACCTATCTGTTGCGCGGATCTGGCGCAAAGGTGAGACAGCAGCTCTCGAAGACAGGGGGGCGATTGGAAACCCGGGTGTACCTCCCACCAAGCAAGATCGAGAATGCTCGGAGAATCGTCAAGAGCATCCTTCTCCTGACCGGAAAGTTGCATGCTGTATTGAACCAGCACGTTCAACAAAACGAGCGGGAAATTGAAGTTACCCGTTTGGTCGAAGTGGTGCGAAACGCCGTGAAAGGCTCGAAGTACAGCGAGGCACGACTCAGGCAGGGGTTGGGTTTGCTGTCGGCAATGCGCATGTTTGGGATCTCCGATCAGATGGTGCCCATGGCTTACGTCGTGGTGTTGACTGAGCCGGAGGTGCCATTGCGTGAAGAGGACCGACCCGAGGTGTGGGCAGAGCTCAAGAGGGCGAATCGCTTCTCGGAGCTTAGATGCTTCGCCATGGATGTTTTTGCGAATCTCATGCCGGAGATGCGCGATGATTTTCTGAGGGAATACTTCGAGGCGAAGACGACCCAGGAGTTGGAATCATTTCTCGAGCTGCAGTTGGGTAACGTGGTAATCGATGACGAGGCTGAGGTGGCGGAATCTTTTCTCGCTCGAAAGCGGGCCGCACTGCGTGCCGAGGCTGTGGGGAAGTTTTTCAGCCGTTACAAGGGTGACCCGCCGGAGGTGGATGAAAACAAGCCCCAGGAACCGAATCAGTGGCTTGCGATTTCCCATCCCTACGGACGGCATTTGTTGGTCAATGCCGGACCGGGTTCTGGCAAGACAAGTGTTCTGCTGGGGCGTGTCATTCATCTGATCAGGGAACAGGGACTCAAACCCGAGCAGATTCAGGTTCTGGCGTTCAACCGTGCCGTGGTCCACGAAATACGGGCGCGGGTCAAGGAGATGTTTACGAGCCTAGGCTACGGTTCCTACATCCGCCGACTCAATATACATACCTTTCATGGCTTCGCCTTGAAGCACCTCGAGATCGAAGACCGTTCTCAATGGGAGACCCTGCTTCCGATGCTGGCCGAGCGACTCGCGGCGGATTCCGCTTTCAGGCTGAAGCTTGCCGGCAGCTTGCGCGCACTGCTGGTGGACGAGTTTCAGGATGTGAATGGGGACATCTACGAGATCATCCGGCAACTGTGGGAAGGCAGTCAGAAGCTGGCGGGCGTTATGGTGATCGGTGATGATGATCAGGACATCCTTCGGTGGAACCGTGACCCCAGAAAGGAGTTTGCTCAGGAGTACTTCGAGTCTTTTGCGACCAATTTCGCTCCGGAGCCAGAGAATCAGCTCGTTTTGCATGTCAACTTTCGATCGGACAGGAAGATAGTTGATCGTAGCCAGTCTTTTTTGAACAATTTTTTTTCGAAGGGCAGTCGAGACTCATGCCGACTTAAGTTGCAGTCGCTCAGATCTCGAGAAGGCGCCGACGAAGGCGTATTTACCCGCAAGCGCGTCGATTCGTTCGAGGAAGCTGTCGGCGAGGTTGTTCAGCAGCTGACTGAACTGCATGGCCAATCGACGCAAACGACATTGGCAGTGCTAGGACGAACGAACGCCGAAGTGGCGTTGGCTTATCAACGATTAAAGCCTGCGTGGCCGGGTATTACCGTCCAGACATCGGATAGACAGCGTTGCGCCGATTTGAGGCATGTTGGACTTTGGCTCGATCAACTCCGCGCGCGTTTTGACCAGCAGGGGGATTTGTCTCTTGGTGAGAATTTGATCAAAGATTTACTTGCGGATTATCAGACGCTGCTTATTCCTGAGGTGTCGTCGCCACGGAAGGAGGACGTCACACCAGAGTCTTTGGTTCAGATTTGCCGTCGTGAAACAGTATCCCCACGCTTGTCTGACTTGATTGAGCTTGTCAGTCGGTTGGACACGTCAGAAGTGGCACGCGCGGGCTTCTCGGGCCAAGAGGGGGGAGATGCCGTTATCTCTACCATTCACAAGGTCAAGGGGCTTGAGTTCGACAGAGTCTGGATGTTGCCCTCTCATTCGGAGTTCAAAGGCGATCCGGCGGACGCACTTGAGGAGACCCGTCTCGCGTACGTCGGAATGACACGGGCGAAGCAGTCTCTGACCTTGTTTTTTGGCGATCGCGAGGATGCTTACTGGAGTTGCCAAGCCTATCGAGGAGGGTGCATCGAAAGCAGAATGCTTGCGGGGACCCCGGAGGAGGTCTTCATCAGTTGGGCGTGCATTGAAGATACCCGATGGAATCGTGATCCTGACGAATGTCAGTCCTACATTGAGCGCACGGTTCGAGTGGGTGACGCTATATCGCTTGAGGGGGCAGGCTACGGGCGAGGAAAATCCCTGATGCACTGCGGTCCGAATGGTAGAAAACGGCAGGTCGGTTTTCTGTCTAACCGCGCCCCAGCTGGCGGGTTTAAGAGTCAAGTTTCGGTAAGTGCAGTCCTGCGCTATCCGCACGATACGTCATACGGTAACGGCAACAGGGTTGCCAAGACCGTGCAGGATCGTGGATGGGGCTATCTTGTTCTGGTCTCTGGTGTTTTGTAG
- a CDS encoding type II toxin-antitoxin system VapB family antitoxin has translation MRTTIALDDALVERAQFFTGLTEKSALVREALKALIERESARRLALLGGSEPQLEDVSRRQAEPAA, from the coding sequence ATGCGTACAACCATTGCGCTTGATGACGCACTTGTCGAGCGCGCTCAGTTTTTCACTGGTCTGACCGAAAAGTCTGCGTTGGTGCGTGAAGCGCTGAAGGCGCTGATAGAGCGTGAGAGCGCACGGCGACTGGCGCTGTTGGGGGGCTCGGAACCTCAGCTGGAAGATGTATCGCGTCGTCAGGCGGAGCCAGCGGCGTGA
- the pglZ gene encoding BREX-1 system phosphatase PglZ type A, whose protein sequence is MSHQRIIQALEAQFATQRVLFWDDPEGEFSTWVDTLELDDVRILRLDRTPALQIKLDVERAPRDRWLLYSPVAEPEPGKDWLLDLRLRGKAFRADSTSMLLDDLGLTTQALRPYLKTRAKFLRAKERVERLRRIVVASDDADALDRKMLAVLVRAEQSDFQTILLKVLTGMVQDDTVDFETAPRAWQEVVANELDAAFWALARRELGYRLEGGEGEPSLRDLLYCILVTDFCRTLSGAVPAPLKHFVLPDRALAANASVFAGRWRSDIGAYQTYNRVSDAVASEIGLGDVLDSLTAEQLTESMTFSLVERRILKDLKDRVLSGAGSTDEAMQALIARRRDGHWANRLLAQTSPESSALVACYDAVEAGAAFLDLKAQFKDGFSFASAEAGLSAYQRELFRFDQLYRYFHFAADAVEPMGWAVLHELRSRIEDIYTGWFLPQLGAAWDKVVEGESGLLSNWTVAGMPNQHRFFDTQVAPLIDAGTKRVFVVISDAFRFEAAEELVLDLNSRSRFKASLSAQLGVLPSYTALGMAALLPHQSLAYKTNSNLDVLADGLPVSTLEQRSALLGRYDGLAIKSDELLALGKDKGRALVRDRRVLYVYHDHIDALGDKQTTEGLTFKAVDEALAQISQIVGFIINSLNGSTVLVTADHGFIYQEAPLVSADKSALDIQPEGTLKAKKRYLLGQGIGKLSKAWCGNTAVTAGTLPEASLDFWVPKGASRFHFAGGARFVHGSAMPQEIVVPVITVRESESDKEKTRAVEFSLLGASNKVVTNTQRFEFIQTEAVSERVLPRTVIVALRDGERPISNEQTLTFDSTSQLLDERKKSVFLTVLAGNYDKTRDYWLTARDSSTKVEALRVSVRVDLAFSNDF, encoded by the coding sequence GTGAGCCATCAAAGAATCATTCAAGCACTTGAAGCCCAATTCGCCACTCAACGCGTTCTGTTCTGGGACGACCCCGAGGGGGAGTTTTCGACCTGGGTGGATACGCTCGAACTGGACGATGTTCGAATCCTTCGGCTGGATCGCACGCCAGCGCTGCAGATCAAGCTGGATGTCGAGCGAGCGCCGCGCGACCGCTGGCTGCTTTACAGTCCGGTTGCCGAACCCGAGCCCGGCAAGGACTGGCTGCTAGACCTGCGCTTGCGGGGCAAGGCGTTTCGGGCGGATTCCACGTCGATGCTGCTCGACGATCTGGGGCTGACCACCCAGGCGCTGCGGCCTTACCTGAAAACGCGGGCAAAGTTCCTGCGGGCGAAGGAGCGGGTGGAGCGACTGCGTCGGATCGTTGTTGCCAGTGACGATGCGGATGCCCTGGATCGCAAGATGCTGGCGGTGCTGGTGCGGGCCGAACAGTCGGACTTTCAGACCATCTTGCTGAAGGTATTGACCGGGATGGTGCAGGACGACACTGTCGACTTTGAGACTGCTCCACGTGCCTGGCAGGAGGTCGTGGCAAATGAATTGGATGCGGCGTTCTGGGCACTTGCCCGGCGTGAGCTGGGTTACAGGCTTGAGGGTGGCGAGGGCGAGCCGTCCTTGCGCGATTTGCTCTATTGCATTCTGGTAACGGACTTTTGCCGAACCTTGTCCGGTGCGGTGCCGGCGCCGCTGAAGCACTTTGTGCTTCCGGATCGGGCGTTGGCAGCAAATGCCTCTGTTTTTGCCGGACGCTGGCGCTCGGATATTGGCGCCTACCAGACCTACAACCGCGTGTCCGATGCGGTGGCAAGTGAGATCGGGTTGGGCGATGTGCTCGATTCGCTGACGGCAGAGCAGCTGACCGAGTCGATGACGTTCTCGCTGGTTGAACGACGGATTCTGAAGGATCTGAAGGATCGAGTGCTCTCGGGTGCGGGCAGTACGGACGAGGCGATGCAGGCCTTGATCGCAAGGCGCCGCGACGGTCATTGGGCGAATCGACTGCTGGCCCAGACCTCACCGGAGAGTAGTGCGCTGGTTGCGTGTTACGACGCGGTGGAGGCCGGCGCAGCCTTTCTTGATCTGAAGGCACAGTTCAAAGACGGGTTCAGCTTTGCCAGTGCCGAGGCAGGCTTGAGCGCGTACCAGCGGGAGCTGTTTCGCTTCGATCAGCTCTACCGTTACTTTCATTTTGCGGCTGATGCGGTGGAGCCGATGGGCTGGGCGGTGCTCCACGAGTTGCGCTCGCGAATCGAGGACATCTACACGGGATGGTTCTTGCCGCAACTGGGCGCGGCGTGGGACAAGGTGGTCGAGGGTGAGAGCGGCTTGCTGAGCAACTGGACAGTGGCCGGCATGCCCAACCAGCATCGCTTCTTTGACACTCAGGTTGCGCCCTTGATTGACGCGGGCACCAAGCGCGTTTTTGTGGTGATTTCGGATGCATTCCGGTTTGAGGCGGCTGAAGAGCTGGTGCTCGATCTGAATAGTCGCAGCCGTTTCAAAGCCTCGCTTTCAGCGCAACTGGGCGTGCTGCCGAGCTACACCGCGCTGGGCATGGCGGCTTTGCTGCCGCATCAGTCACTGGCATACAAGACGAACAGCAATCTGGACGTGCTTGCCGACGGGCTGCCGGTGTCGACCCTGGAGCAGCGCAGCGCACTGTTGGGGCGCTACGACGGGTTGGCAATCAAGTCCGACGAGTTGCTGGCTCTTGGCAAGGACAAGGGCAGGGCGCTGGTGCGCGACCGGCGGGTACTCTATGTTTATCACGACCATATCGACGCGCTGGGCGACAAGCAGACCACTGAAGGGCTGACCTTCAAGGCGGTGGACGAGGCGCTGGCGCAGATCTCGCAGATCGTGGGCTTCATCATCAATAGCCTGAACGGTTCGACCGTGCTGGTGACGGCTGATCATGGTTTCATCTATCAGGAAGCGCCCTTGGTGTCCGCCGACAAGTCGGCGCTGGACATCCAGCCTGAAGGCACGCTGAAGGCGAAAAAGCGCTATCTGCTGGGCCAGGGAATCGGCAAGCTGTCGAAAGCGTGGTGCGGTAATACGGCAGTGACCGCTGGAACCCTGCCCGAAGCGAGCCTGGATTTCTGGGTGCCGAAGGGGGCGAGCCGCTTCCACTTTGCGGGTGGCGCGCGCTTCGTTCATGGCAGTGCGATGCCGCAGGAGATTGTGGTGCCGGTGATCACCGTGCGCGAGAGCGAGTCCGATAAGGAGAAAACGCGCGCGGTGGAGTTCAGCTTGCTGGGGGCGTCGAACAAGGTGGTGACGAACACTCAACGTTTCGAGTTCATCCAGACCGAGGCGGTGTCGGAACGGGTGCTGCCGCGGACGGTGATCGTTGCTCTGCGTGATGGTGAGCGACCGATCAGCAACGAACAGACGCTGACTTTTGACAGCACTTCACAGCTGCTGGACGAGCGCAAGAAGTCCGTCTTTCTGACCGTGCTTGCCGGCAACTATGACAAGACGCGGGATTACTGGCTGACGGCACGAGACTCAAGCACAAAGGTAGAGGCTCTTCGCGTATCAGTCAGGGTTGATCTGGCGTTCTCCAACGACTTTTGA
- a CDS encoding type II toxin-antitoxin system VapC family toxin yields the protein MILVDTSVWIDHLRKGEPVLVENLNAGTVLVHPFVIGEVGLGSLRQRELVLGALRDLPQAEVATDEEVSAFVEREHLFGLGIGWVDAHLLAAVRLMPGVRLWSRDKRLAAVAARLGVATEWTN from the coding sequence GTGATTCTGGTCGACACGTCGGTGTGGATTGATCATCTGCGCAAGGGCGAGCCAGTACTGGTCGAGAACCTCAACGCGGGGACGGTGCTGGTGCACCCCTTCGTGATTGGTGAGGTGGGTCTGGGCAGCTTGCGACAGCGCGAGCTTGTGCTGGGCGCGTTGCGGGATCTACCACAGGCCGAAGTGGCGACGGACGAGGAGGTGAGTGCCTTTGTCGAGCGTGAGCATCTTTTTGGTCTTGGGATAGGCTGGGTGGATGCGCATTTGCTGGCTGCCGTGCGCCTGATGCCGGGTGTGCGTTTGTGGTCGCGGGACAAGCGGCTGGCTGCGGTGGCTGCGAGGCTTGGGGTGGCGACTGAATGGACAAATTGA